One Amycolatopsis thermophila DNA segment encodes these proteins:
- the asnB gene encoding asparagine synthase (glutamine-hydrolyzing): MCGLLGLVCATENDAVKAREAVGEAMRCQRHRGPDERDTWTDAEVVYGFNRLAFIDVEHAHQPLTWGPPESPNRYTLNFNGEIYNYRELREQLTAEHGAKFATEGDGEAIVAAYHYWGRSAVAKLRGMFAFLIWDADEKVIFGARDPFGIKPLFYASGPGGTAFSSEKKSLLELSDVLGITGELDRTALQHYLTLQYVPEPESLHTQIRRIESGTSFTVSPGGTPKIERYFFPEFAAKPVHGTAEATILHERIRDVMRDSVGKHMIADPDITVGTFLSGGIDSTAIAALAKEHNPNLIAFTTGFEREGYSEVDVAAESAAAIGVKHVIRTVSADEMMEALPLIVWYLDDPVADPALVPLWFIAREARKHVKAVLSGEGSDELFGGYTIYNEPLSLAPFEKVPGGLRKVIGKVSERIPEGTRGKDLLRRGALPLEERYYGNARIFRDDQLRGVLKTFQEGVGHKDVTAEHYRTSAGWDPVARMQHVDLFTWLRGDILVKADKMTMANSLELRVPFLDAEVFKVAAGIPLDQKITKETTKYALRRALDGIVPAHVLNRRKLGFPVPIRLWLRDEMYDWARGIIADSRTGELLDKQAVQRLLDEHKAGTLDHSRRIWALLVFMLWHGIFIENRIKPEIPEPVYPVRI, translated from the coding sequence GTGTGCGGCCTGCTTGGACTGGTGTGTGCCACTGAGAACGACGCGGTCAAGGCGCGCGAAGCCGTCGGCGAGGCCATGCGCTGCCAGCGGCATCGCGGTCCCGACGAGCGCGACACCTGGACCGACGCCGAGGTCGTCTACGGCTTCAACCGGCTCGCGTTCATCGACGTCGAGCACGCCCACCAGCCGCTGACCTGGGGCCCGCCCGAGTCGCCGAACCGTTACACGCTGAACTTCAACGGCGAGATCTACAACTACCGTGAGCTGCGCGAACAGCTGACCGCGGAGCACGGTGCGAAGTTCGCCACAGAAGGCGACGGCGAGGCGATCGTCGCGGCCTACCACTACTGGGGCCGCTCGGCGGTGGCCAAGCTGCGCGGGATGTTCGCCTTCCTGATCTGGGACGCCGACGAGAAGGTGATCTTCGGCGCACGTGACCCGTTCGGCATCAAGCCGCTGTTCTACGCCTCCGGCCCGGGTGGCACGGCGTTCTCCAGCGAGAAGAAGTCGCTGCTGGAACTGTCCGACGTGCTCGGAATCACCGGGGAACTGGACCGGACGGCGCTGCAGCACTACCTGACCCTGCAGTACGTGCCGGAGCCGGAGTCGCTGCACACGCAGATCCGCCGCATCGAGTCGGGCACGTCGTTCACGGTCTCCCCGGGCGGCACGCCGAAGATCGAGCGGTACTTCTTCCCCGAGTTCGCGGCCAAGCCGGTGCACGGCACCGCCGAGGCGACGATCCTGCACGAGCGGATCCGCGACGTGATGCGCGACTCGGTCGGCAAGCACATGATCGCCGACCCGGACATCACGGTCGGCACGTTCCTCTCCGGCGGCATCGACTCCACGGCCATCGCCGCCCTGGCGAAGGAGCACAACCCGAACCTGATCGCGTTCACCACCGGGTTCGAGCGCGAGGGGTACTCCGAGGTCGACGTGGCGGCCGAGTCGGCGGCGGCGATCGGCGTGAAGCACGTCATCCGCACGGTGTCGGCGGACGAGATGATGGAGGCGCTGCCGCTCATCGTCTGGTACCTCGACGACCCGGTGGCCGACCCGGCGCTGGTGCCGCTGTGGTTCATCGCGCGGGAGGCGCGCAAGCACGTCAAGGCGGTGCTGTCCGGCGAGGGCTCGGACGAGCTGTTCGGCGGCTACACCATCTACAACGAGCCGCTGTCGCTCGCGCCGTTCGAGAAGGTGCCCGGCGGTCTGCGCAAGGTGATCGGCAAGGTGTCGGAGCGGATCCCGGAGGGCACGCGGGGCAAGGACCTGCTGCGCCGCGGGGCGCTCCCGCTGGAGGAGCGGTACTACGGCAACGCCCGCATCTTCCGCGACGACCAGTTGCGCGGGGTCCTGAAGACGTTCCAGGAGGGCGTCGGGCACAAGGACGTCACCGCGGAGCACTACCGCACGTCGGCGGGCTGGGACCCGGTCGCCCGCATGCAGCACGTGGACCTGTTCACCTGGCTGCGCGGCGACATCCTGGTCAAGGCCGACAAGATGACGATGGCGAACTCTCTGGAGCTGCGGGTGCCGTTCCTGGACGCCGAGGTGTTCAAGGTCGCGGCCGGTATCCCGCTCGACCAGAAGATCACCAAGGAGACGACGAAGTACGCGCTGCGCCGCGCGCTGGACGGGATCGTGCCGGCGCACGTGCTGAACCGCCGCAAGCTGGGCTTCCCGGTGCCGATCCGGCTGTGGCTGCGCGACGAGATGTACGACTGGGCGCGCGGCATCATCGCCGACTCGCGGACCGGCGAACTGCTCGACAAGCAGGCCGTGCAGCGCCTGCTGGACGAGCACAAGGCGGGCACGCTGGACCACAGCCGGCGCATCTGGGCGCTGCTGGTGTTCATGCTCTGGCACGGCATCTTCATCGAGAACCGCATCAAGCCCGAGATCCCGGAGCCGGTCTACCCCGTGCGGATCTGA